Proteins co-encoded in one Flavivirga eckloniae genomic window:
- a CDS encoding RNA polymerase sigma-70 factor: MIKAAPRLDSDKLLVIELKNGCIEAYDQLFKKYNNKLFYFALNYLNSTEEAEGVVQDVFAKVWEKKRALKIEYSFKGYIFTIAYNFIKKVYIRRCRQRDYLIAEERKSYADLDTIEKLDYGFTMERLKGLISKMPERRRETFTKSRLEGLSIKEIAQDMNVSPKTVENQIGYALKFIRSNWHLEKASGMY; encoded by the coding sequence ATGATAAAAGCAGCTCCCAGATTAGATTCAGATAAACTTTTGGTTATTGAGCTTAAAAACGGTTGTATAGAAGCTTATGATCAATTATTTAAAAAGTACAATAATAAGTTATTTTATTTTGCGCTAAACTATTTAAACTCTACCGAAGAGGCAGAGGGTGTAGTTCAAGATGTTTTTGCCAAGGTTTGGGAAAAGAAAAGAGCACTTAAAATAGAATATTCATTTAAAGGTTATATTTTTACTATAGCATATAATTTTATAAAGAAAGTTTATATTAGACGATGCAGGCAACGGGATTATTTAATTGCGGAAGAAAGAAAGAGTTATGCCGATTTAGATACCATTGAAAAATTGGATTATGGTTTTACGATGGAAAGACTAAAAGGGTTAATTTCTAAAATGCCAGAACGAAGAAGAGAAACTTTTACAAAAAGTAGACTTGAAGGGTTATCTATAAAAGAGATAGCGCAAGACATGAATGTTAGTCCAAAAACAGTTGAAAACCAAATAGGTTATGCATTAAAGTTTATAAGATCGAATTGGCATTTAGAAAAAGCTTCTGGGATGTACTAG
- a CDS encoding BNR-4 repeat-containing protein has protein sequence MKYYHVFMFCTLILFCACKQEKKTKELTDLAPKPLDTIITLTDDGAWCWFSDPRAIYTHGDQPGVLTGWVTADGSIEVAKINSEGAIKKQTLSQKLDKDDHANPAFVELVNGENMVFFTKHFDSYVRYHSSINNKDSLFGASVHSDPFDDKELEKFPLKRTTYANPYVLEEEAGKLFCFGRWTGFKPNFMASTDHGKTFSKAKVLITNYPFDGENRPYAKYYSDGKSKIHILFTDGHPRNEPTNSVYYAYYEKGSFWRVDGSKICTIETLPFEPKDASLVYQADAEKGKSWVFDIASDNQGNPVILYARYPDDEHHIYHYTRYDGEKWIDSRICDSGNWFPQTPENTVEPEPNYSGGMVINPLNSNIIYTSEKVNGIFEIVKYTLNDQGGIIDKKPITTNSKYDNVRPFVPRNMKEGDTEVVIWMENEKYIHYTDYKTAIKMYKK, from the coding sequence ATGAAGTATTACCATGTTTTTATGTTTTGCACATTAATTCTTTTTTGTGCTTGTAAACAAGAAAAGAAAACTAAAGAATTAACAGATCTGGCCCCTAAGCCATTAGATACAATCATAACTCTTACAGATGATGGCGCTTGGTGCTGGTTTTCAGATCCCCGAGCTATATATACACATGGTGATCAACCAGGAGTTTTAACAGGTTGGGTAACAGCAGATGGAAGTATTGAGGTTGCTAAAATAAATTCTGAAGGTGCTATAAAGAAGCAGACTTTATCGCAAAAGTTAGATAAAGACGATCATGCCAATCCGGCATTTGTAGAGCTTGTTAATGGTGAGAATATGGTGTTTTTTACAAAGCATTTCGATTCTTATGTAAGGTACCATTCCAGTATAAACAATAAGGATAGTTTGTTTGGAGCATCTGTTCACTCCGATCCCTTTGATGATAAAGAATTAGAAAAGTTTCCGTTAAAAAGAACGACCTATGCCAATCCATATGTTTTAGAAGAAGAAGCGGGAAAGCTGTTTTGTTTTGGACGATGGACAGGTTTTAAACCTAATTTTATGGCATCTACAGATCATGGCAAGACCTTTTCAAAAGCGAAAGTATTAATAACCAATTATCCTTTTGATGGCGAGAACAGGCCATATGCAAAGTATTACTCAGATGGAAAGTCCAAAATACACATTCTTTTTACAGACGGACACCCAAGAAACGAACCTACCAACTCCGTTTATTATGCTTATTACGAAAAAGGCTCATTTTGGAGAGTTGATGGCTCAAAAATTTGTACCATTGAAACATTGCCTTTCGAGCCCAAAGATGCCTCATTAGTATATCAGGCAGATGCAGAAAAAGGAAAAAGTTGGGTATTTGATATTGCATCAGACAATCAGGGAAACCCTGTAATACTTTATGCAAGATACCCAGATGATGAACACCACATCTATCATTATACAAGATATGATGGAGAAAAATGGATAGATTCCAGAATATGCGATTCAGGAAACTGGTTTCCTCAAACGCCAGAGAATACCGTAGAGCCAGAACCTAACTATTCGGGGGGAATGGTTATAAACCCTTTAAACTCAAATATTATTTATACCTCTGAGAAAGTAAACGGAATATTCGAAATTGTAAAATACACCCTGAACGACCAAGGCGGTATTATTGATAAAAAACCAATTACAACAAATTCAAAGTATGACAATGTACGTCCATTTGTTCCTAGAAATATGAAAGAAGGCGATACCGAAGTCGTTATATGGATGGAAAATGAAAAGTATATTCACTATACAGATTATAAAACCGCTATAAAAATGTATAAGAAGTAG
- a CDS encoding RNA polymerase sigma factor, which produces MNNPDYSNADKALIKSLKKGRIDAFKAIFRLYERRLYYFVFSYAKSEYIAEEITQEIFIKIWEEREKIDLNKSFHSYIFTLTKNRTFNYLRDASRREVIRKELWNNVSKEYEHIENNLFYSEYQKVIEDIVEALPQSKRSVYRLSAQQGKSHSEIASLLGLQIKTVKNHLWKAKETIKLQLRPHVENIIKFLCLFFFS; this is translated from the coding sequence ATGAATAATCCTGATTATAGTAATGCTGATAAAGCATTAATTAAATCCTTGAAAAAGGGAAGGATTGATGCATTCAAAGCGATCTTTAGGCTTTATGAAAGACGTTTGTATTATTTTGTGTTTTCTTATGCCAAATCTGAATACATAGCAGAAGAAATTACTCAGGAAATCTTTATAAAAATATGGGAGGAAAGAGAAAAAATAGATCTCAATAAATCCTTCCATTCCTATATATTCACATTAACAAAAAACAGAACCTTTAATTATTTAAGAGATGCTTCCAGAAGAGAAGTTATAAGAAAAGAACTCTGGAATAATGTTTCTAAAGAATATGAACATATCGAAAACAATTTGTTTTATTCAGAATATCAAAAAGTAATAGAAGATATCGTAGAAGCATTACCTCAATCTAAGAGGTCTGTTTATAGGCTTTCAGCACAACAAGGGAAAAGTCATTCTGAAATAGCATCGTTACTTGGACTTCAAATAAAAACGGTTAAAAACCACTTATGGAAAGCAAAAGAAACTATAAAGTTACAATTGCGACCACACGTGGAAAATATTATAAAGTTTTTATGCCTCTTCTTCTTTTCATAG
- a CDS encoding FecR family protein yields the protein MTKSEHIKNLLQRFIKNTISKSEFEELFGYLHEIDVEEDVKDSMKQHWEKINADLTNDALKPSDNDQLLEAVLEKIDLKKSPEKSSAITTKHIYKRYAIAATITLFFGIGMGYLYYTNFINSNSKSAPEIPAEVITLQLDNGDVKIISDKESEQIVNAKGLVVGTRTGNSIAYTNNISEEKLAYNTLTVPYGKRFQVVLSDGTKVHLNAGTSLRYPIKFLNGLNREVFLDGEAYFDVVKDAKHPFLVNAKDLNIKVLGTRFNITSYPENEMINTILVEGAVEVFEKDKDTEAPLVLKPGYKASWHKQHKNINVEKVNIEQYVAWMNGRLILNEVPFEAIQKKLQRQYNVTFINNNEALKSRKFTGRFDIESIDQVMKSLSISASFNYVLNNNQIIIN from the coding sequence ATGACTAAAAGTGAACACATTAAGAACCTATTACAACGGTTTATAAAAAATACGATAAGTAAGTCGGAATTTGAAGAGCTTTTTGGGTACCTGCATGAAATAGATGTGGAAGAAGATGTTAAAGACTCTATGAAACAACATTGGGAAAAGATCAATGCAGATCTTACTAATGATGCCTTAAAACCATCAGATAATGATCAGTTGCTAGAAGCTGTCCTAGAAAAAATTGATTTAAAAAAATCTCCTGAAAAATCAAGCGCAATAACGACGAAGCATATCTATAAAAGGTATGCCATAGCTGCAACTATAACATTGTTTTTTGGTATAGGAATGGGGTATTTATACTATACGAATTTTATAAACTCCAATTCGAAATCGGCACCAGAAATACCTGCCGAAGTTATTACATTACAATTAGATAACGGTGATGTAAAAATAATTTCAGATAAAGAGAGCGAACAGATCGTTAATGCCAAAGGGTTAGTTGTTGGTACTCGAACAGGGAACTCTATTGCCTATACAAATAATATTTCAGAAGAAAAGCTAGCGTATAATACTTTAACCGTTCCTTATGGGAAACGTTTTCAAGTTGTTTTGTCCGATGGAACTAAAGTGCACTTAAATGCAGGTACCTCATTACGATATCCAATAAAATTCTTAAACGGATTAAACCGTGAAGTGTTTTTAGATGGCGAAGCTTATTTCGATGTCGTTAAAGATGCTAAACATCCTTTTTTGGTAAACGCAAAAGACCTCAATATTAAAGTATTAGGAACAAGGTTTAATATAACGTCGTATCCAGAAAACGAGATGATTAATACAATATTGGTCGAAGGGGCTGTTGAGGTATTTGAAAAAGATAAAGACACTGAAGCACCTCTAGTTTTAAAACCAGGCTACAAAGCTTCTTGGCATAAACAACATAAAAATATAAATGTTGAAAAGGTTAATATAGAACAGTACGTTGCTTGGATGAACGGCAGGTTGATACTAAATGAAGTTCCTTTTGAAGCCATTCAGAAAAAATTACAACGTCAGTATAATGTCACTTTTATAAATAATAATGAAGCGCTTAAAAGCAGAAAGTTCACTGGCAGGTTTGATATAGAAAGTATAGATCAGGTTATGAAAAGTTTAAGTATATCAGCATCATTTAATTACGTATTAAACAATAATCAAATAATCATAAACTAA
- a CDS encoding SusC/RagA family TonB-linked outer membrane protein has product MKKNTIGWVLALDPLKISLKMKLTYFLLFVSLLQSYANSYSQNTKVTLDMREVTLRSVLNEIEHKTDYKFLYEKGIFQTDKIVSISVKRKKLSSILNRLLEPFDVSVEYLDKQIIIKRKPDPVEVEKAVIKESLQQQIKGQVKDGFGLPLPGVSILIKDTTTGTSTDFDGNYEIRANPGDVLVFSFLGYTTQEVVVAQSLVIDVQLKESVGVLEEVIVTAQGIRKEKKALGYAVSTLEGKQLENKAETDVARSLQGKVAGVQINVNSGSTGNQASIRVRGDLSVTNGNSPLIVVDGAPFNGGLIDINPNDIKDFSVLKGLNASLLYGSDGRNGVILITTKSGSGSPGKEKVSINFSHTVYTNQVANLPEYQNKYGQGSDNRFRGGVVGNWGAAFSELDVVPHPYASNPAFPEFANVEVPYKPIPNNVKSFFNTGIGTVTAINFNSSQEKTSFNLSAGYTDETGIIGNNDLKRFNFNIGGSAQVTDKLNVRATINYSTRKRNSQNGADMFEILLHIPRNIDAFNLPFQDPVTGANVYYRPSENPNWVINNTGRNDDVVRIFGTFRANYNFDDHWNLSYRVSLDNEVQDEFDFANRGGVDDPTGFLELDYDKFQTIDQSLILSTSYQLNKKIGLDGQIGVNSQTINNKSNSASFEDQVVFGFLRPDNFDTQSGDASRSKENFAGVFGQLEFNYDKFLYVTVSGRNDWSSTLEKENQSLFYPGVSVSFLPTSALDFNSNIVNYLKIRGAYATSSGFPGRFRTRNTLVSDPQRFITSEGALRSSRVSRVLANPDLRAELHKEVEVGVESKLFNNRVSLEASVFKRISKDQIVSRPLDPALGFTSTTVNIGRVDSEGLEIDLGIDILKSDSFIWNLTNVFTAYNTEVVELNAPISLDNDRFAIQGQPLGVIQEDYAIRDSEGNLLINPNNGELIVSDDIGFPDKIIGDPTPDWALTTINSLSYKGFTFSAQIEYTHGGDNISETAYDLLRRGVTRDTENREGSFIIPGVLGDPSTGLPFLDANGQTIPNTIQANANRTAFSNYLEANDFRLFDTSLFRIREVALSYTLDGKKNKLPFDNIAFTLSGRNVFFNAPNYPKYTNIDPDVDRGSTTIPTTKRYAFGVSISF; this is encoded by the coding sequence ATGAAAAAAAATACTATCGGTTGGGTGTTAGCGCTCGACCCTTTGAAAATAAGTTTAAAAATGAAACTTACATATTTTCTCCTTTTTGTATCATTATTACAATCATACGCCAACTCATACTCTCAAAACACCAAAGTGACTCTAGATATGAGGGAAGTGACACTTAGATCTGTTTTAAATGAGATAGAACACAAAACAGATTATAAGTTTTTATATGAAAAGGGCATTTTTCAAACAGATAAAATTGTAAGCATATCTGTTAAGAGGAAAAAATTATCTTCAATTCTTAATAGGCTTTTAGAACCCTTTGATGTATCTGTTGAATATTTAGATAAACAGATTATTATAAAAAGAAAACCAGATCCTGTTGAGGTAGAAAAAGCCGTTATAAAAGAAAGCCTTCAGCAACAAATTAAAGGTCAAGTAAAAGATGGATTCGGTTTGCCATTGCCCGGAGTTAGTATTTTGATAAAAGATACTACCACAGGAACTTCTACCGATTTTGATGGAAATTATGAGATAAGAGCCAATCCGGGAGATGTATTAGTATTTTCCTTTCTCGGTTATACAACTCAGGAAGTAGTCGTTGCCCAATCTTTGGTGATCGATGTTCAGTTAAAAGAAAGCGTAGGCGTATTAGAAGAAGTAATAGTTACCGCTCAAGGCATTAGAAAAGAGAAAAAAGCCTTAGGATATGCCGTTAGTACACTTGAAGGAAAACAACTTGAAAACAAAGCCGAAACAGATGTAGCCAGATCTTTGCAGGGTAAAGTTGCAGGTGTACAAATTAATGTAAATAGCGGTAGTACAGGTAATCAGGCATCTATAAGAGTAAGGGGCGATTTATCTGTTACTAATGGCAATTCCCCACTAATAGTTGTAGATGGAGCCCCTTTTAATGGAGGTTTAATAGATATTAATCCAAACGATATTAAAGACTTTAGTGTGTTAAAAGGATTAAACGCTTCGTTGTTATATGGTAGTGATGGTAGAAATGGTGTTATACTAATAACAACAAAAAGTGGCAGCGGAAGTCCAGGGAAAGAAAAAGTTTCAATAAACTTTTCACATACAGTATATACCAATCAAGTAGCCAATCTTCCAGAATATCAAAACAAATATGGTCAAGGAAGCGATAACCGCTTTAGAGGAGGCGTTGTTGGTAATTGGGGTGCCGCTTTTTCAGAGTTGGATGTTGTACCGCATCCATATGCTAGTAATCCAGCTTTTCCCGAATTTGCAAACGTAGAGGTACCTTATAAACCAATTCCAAACAATGTAAAAAGTTTTTTTAATACAGGAATAGGAACCGTTACAGCCATTAATTTTAATTCATCTCAAGAAAAGACCTCATTTAACCTATCGGCGGGTTATACAGACGAAACAGGTATTATAGGAAATAATGATCTTAAAAGATTTAATTTTAACATTGGCGGATCTGCACAAGTAACAGACAAACTAAATGTTAGAGCTACAATTAACTATTCAACAAGAAAACGCAACTCGCAAAATGGAGCGGATATGTTTGAGATATTATTACATATCCCCAGAAACATAGATGCATTTAATTTACCATTTCAAGACCCAGTAACCGGTGCAAATGTGTATTACAGACCTTCAGAAAATCCAAACTGGGTTATTAATAATACCGGTAGAAATGATGATGTGGTAAGAATATTTGGAACTTTTAGGGCTAATTATAATTTTGATGACCATTGGAATCTGAGCTATCGTGTAAGTTTAGACAACGAGGTGCAGGATGAGTTTGATTTTGCCAATAGAGGTGGTGTTGATGACCCTACTGGGTTTTTAGAATTAGATTATGATAAGTTTCAAACAATTGATCAATCATTAATTTTAAGTACGAGCTACCAATTAAATAAAAAAATTGGTTTAGATGGTCAAATAGGTGTAAACTCACAAACAATTAATAATAAATCCAATTCTGCTAGTTTCGAAGATCAAGTCGTATTTGGTTTTTTAAGACCAGATAATTTTGATACCCAATCGGGTGATGCATCAAGATCTAAAGAAAATTTTGCTGGTGTATTTGGACAACTGGAATTTAATTATGATAAATTTTTATATGTAACCGTTTCGGGAAGAAATGACTGGAGTTCTACATTAGAAAAAGAAAATCAATCCCTATTTTATCCGGGCGTATCCGTATCGTTTTTACCCACTTCGGCCCTCGATTTCAATTCCAATATTGTCAATTATTTAAAAATAAGAGGCGCCTATGCGACGTCATCAGGATTTCCAGGTCGCTTTAGAACACGAAATACTTTAGTTTCAGACCCACAACGTTTTATTACATCTGAAGGAGCCCTAAGATCTAGTAGAGTATCTCGCGTATTGGCAAACCCAGATTTAAGAGCCGAGTTGCACAAAGAAGTTGAAGTTGGTGTTGAGAGTAAATTATTTAATAATAGGGTTAGTTTAGAAGCTTCCGTATTTAAGCGTATCTCTAAAGACCAAATCGTTAGTCGTCCTTTAGACCCTGCTTTAGGTTTTACCAGCACAACTGTTAATATTGGTAGAGTAGATAGTGAAGGATTAGAAATAGATTTAGGCATAGATATATTAAAAAGCGACAGTTTTATTTGGAACTTAACAAACGTATTTACAGCATACAATACCGAGGTTGTAGAACTAAATGCTCCAATTAGTTTGGATAACGACCGTTTTGCGATTCAAGGACAGCCCTTGGGTGTGATACAAGAAGATTATGCCATAAGGGATAGCGAAGGCAATCTTTTAATAAACCCCAATAATGGCGAGTTAATCGTTAGTGACGATATTGGTTTTCCCGATAAAATTATTGGAGACCCAACGCCAGATTGGGCGCTAACCACTATTAACAGTTTGAGCTATAAAGGATTTACTTTTTCTGCTCAAATTGAATATACGCATGGTGGAGATAACATATCTGAAACAGCATACGATTTGTTAAGAAGAGGGGTTACAAGAGACACCGAAAATAGAGAAGGTTCTTTTATAATACCGGGGGTTTTAGGAGACCCAAGTACCGGGCTTCCTTTTTTGGATGCTAACGGACAAACCATACCAAATACGATACAGGCAAATGCTAATAGAACAGCATTTTCTAATTACTTGGAGGCGAATGATTTTAGGCTTTTCGATACATCTTTATTTAGAATACGAGAAGTTGCGTTATCCTATACTTTAGATGGGAAAAAGAACAAATTACCGTTCGATAATATTGCGTTTACGCTAAGTGGAAGAAATGTGTTTTTTAACGCTCCTAACTATCCAAAGTATACAAACATAGACCCAGATGTTGATAGAGGAAGCACAACCATTCCAACAACCAAAAGGTATGCTTTCGGAGTTTCTATTTCATTTTAA
- a CDS encoding SusD/RagB family nutrient-binding outer membrane lipoprotein has protein sequence MKKIKILICLLCGLFFESCEITNFDLQEDPNELTPESVDANFVLNELQVVFAEVMNDFSLHTDDVMRYESMTDSYSDIAEPDALDSEWLDVYSIRENTRIISNLAKDDDNLLFHKGMAKLLQAYATATLVDYLGDIPFSEANNIDIFNPAPDDDETIYTAILADIDAAIIDLNNATLAPNTDLFYNGDADKWIKMANSLKFRLLLNTANTSGINALLTHDNLIDDESNDFQFQYSDAQTPVDSRHPYFERGYDNGEGQTEYIGNYFMWLLKDSKTVRDPRLRYYVYRQTNTDLTSSCIDDPSFDFCYIGDFYWGRDHEDLRARPNDRFLKTVYGLYPGGGAFDADNPAAAFTTINLGGAGIFPVMLSSFMEFLKAEAVLSLGANGDALASLEAGIRGSMAKVISYGELNKEALDKVVIEDDPATVEDEEMNVRDLYAAKQSDIDAYVDVVLQEYLIGSDEQRLEIVLREYYIAAFGNSIEAYNGYRRTGFPSNLQIPVVNESIPFPRTFSLPEDAVDRNTSLNQKPTTTQVFWDKLPAGALK, from the coding sequence ATGAAAAAAATAAAAATATTAATTTGTTTATTATGCGGCCTTTTTTTTGAGTCCTGCGAAATAACAAACTTCGATTTGCAAGAAGACCCTAATGAATTAACACCTGAATCGGTAGATGCTAATTTCGTTTTGAATGAGCTACAGGTCGTTTTTGCAGAAGTTATGAATGACTTTAGTTTGCACACAGACGATGTTATGAGATATGAATCCATGACAGATTCTTATAGCGATATTGCTGAACCCGACGCCTTAGATAGTGAGTGGCTTGATGTATACAGTATTAGAGAGAATACCCGAATAATTTCAAATTTGGCAAAAGACGATGATAATTTACTGTTCCATAAAGGTATGGCAAAACTATTACAAGCATACGCAACTGCGACTTTAGTAGATTATTTAGGAGATATTCCATTCTCTGAAGCCAATAATATTGACATTTTTAATCCTGCTCCAGATGACGATGAAACCATTTATACAGCAATTTTAGCAGATATTGACGCTGCTATAATAGATTTAAATAACGCCACATTAGCCCCAAACACCGATCTTTTCTATAATGGCGATGCTGACAAGTGGATAAAAATGGCTAATAGTCTTAAATTCAGATTATTATTAAATACAGCTAATACCAGTGGTATTAATGCATTGCTAACCCATGACAATTTAATTGATGATGAATCAAACGATTTTCAATTTCAATACTCAGATGCTCAAACACCGGTAGACAGCAGACATCCATATTTTGAGCGTGGATACGATAACGGAGAGGGCCAAACAGAATATATAGGTAATTATTTTATGTGGTTACTCAAAGATTCTAAAACAGTAAGAGACCCACGATTACGATATTATGTATATCGTCAAACGAATACCGATCTTACTTCGAGTTGTATTGACGACCCATCTTTTGATTTTTGTTATATAGGCGATTTTTATTGGGGAAGAGATCATGAAGACCTTCGTGCAAGGCCAAATGACCGTTTTCTTAAAACAGTTTATGGTTTATACCCCGGGGGTGGTGCTTTTGATGCGGATAATCCGGCAGCAGCGTTTACCACGATTAATTTAGGAGGCGCAGGAATATTTCCGGTAATGCTCTCATCATTTATGGAATTTTTAAAAGCAGAGGCTGTACTTTCATTAGGCGCTAATGGAGATGCCCTAGCATCTCTTGAAGCTGGAATACGAGGATCTATGGCAAAAGTAATTTCCTATGGTGAACTTAATAAAGAAGCTCTTGATAAAGTTGTAATAGAAGATGATCCTGCAACCGTGGAAGATGAAGAAATGAATGTAAGAGATCTTTACGCCGCTAAGCAATCGGATATAGATGCATATGTTGACGTAGTATTACAAGAATATCTAATTGGTTCTGATGAGCAGCGTTTAGAAATAGTTCTGAGGGAGTATTATATAGCCGCGTTTGGTAATTCTATTGAGGCCTACAACGGTTATAGAAGAACCGGATTTCCATCTAATTTACAAATACCCGTAGTAAACGAGTCTATTCCTTTTCCAAGAACATTTTCCTTACCAGAAGATGCTGTAGATCGTAATACATCATTAAATCAAAAGCCTACTACAACTCAGGTTTTTTGGGATAAGCTACCAGCTGGTGCTCTTAAATAA
- a CDS encoding IPT/TIG domain-containing protein, with translation MKTYIKKVYALCLGVFTFIGIMVLSCDDVDYTQLNLPPAIEQVTISNITPTSGDIGTKVIVNGTNFSATPSNNKVNINGIFAEVIEATPSTSITIEIPEGATTGAIVVAHGNFSTEGPTFTVVDVPAISEVDPERAGEGDQITISGTKFSATPSENTVFINGLEATVTASTETSIVTTIPVGSEAGMGDITVTVNGQTGTYSNFIVTPVITTVDPLLGDVGTPVTITGTGFSTTPEDNMVSFNGTPALVTASTATSINTSIPVGARSGIVSVTVNTVTVEGPEFVIGTKLVIPISVEEDDVEESTVNGLMNLDSGDLELGELDTGFEGTDGDGLPNIGLRFINVQIPQGANITDANIQFTADSSAGTDPVELTIYGEAVDNAAPYTLTNGDLSARTLTTTREVWTITETWATDDKLPAQQTVDLSSIVQEIVNRPGWVSGNSINFIMKATGVSVAPTSTSQGREAEGFSDTTPEDTPELTVIFN, from the coding sequence ATGAAAACATATATAAAAAAAGTATATGCTCTATGTTTGGGGGTATTTACGTTTATTGGCATTATGGTCTTATCGTGCGACGATGTAGATTATACACAATTAAACCTTCCGCCTGCCATAGAGCAAGTTACCATTAGCAATATTACACCAACATCGGGAGATATAGGTACCAAGGTAATAGTTAACGGAACAAATTTTAGCGCAACACCATCAAATAACAAGGTAAATATAAATGGCATTTTTGCCGAGGTTATTGAGGCAACGCCTTCTACAAGTATAACCATAGAGATTCCAGAGGGAGCTACTACGGGAGCCATTGTGGTAGCTCATGGAAATTTTAGCACAGAAGGTCCCACGTTTACAGTGGTAGATGTACCCGCTATATCCGAGGTAGATCCAGAAAGAGCAGGAGAAGGTGATCAAATAACTATTTCTGGTACAAAATTTAGTGCAACGCCATCAGAAAACACGGTCTTTATTAACGGACTTGAAGCCACAGTAACAGCTTCAACAGAAACAAGTATCGTAACAACAATACCAGTTGGTTCAGAGGCAGGTATGGGTGATATTACTGTAACGGTTAACGGGCAAACAGGAACATATTCCAATTTTATTGTAACCCCGGTAATTACAACAGTAGATCCTTTATTAGGTGATGTAGGAACACCTGTAACAATTACAGGAACTGGTTTTAGTACCACACCAGAAGATAATATGGTTTCTTTTAATGGAACTCCTGCATTAGTTACAGCATCTACGGCAACAAGTATTAACACATCTATACCGGTAGGAGCCCGATCGGGTATAGTAAGTGTTACTGTAAATACTGTGACTGTAGAAGGACCTGAGTTTGTTATTGGTACAAAACTGGTCATTCCAATTAGTGTTGAAGAAGATGATGTAGAAGAATCAACCGTTAATGGATTGATGAACTTGGATAGTGGCGATTTGGAATTAGGGGAGCTAGATACAGGTTTTGAAGGAACAGATGGAGATGGCTTACCAAACATTGGACTACGATTTATTAATGTTCAAATACCTCAGGGAGCTAATATAACAGATGCCAATATTCAATTTACAGCCGATAGTAGTGCAGGAACAGACCCAGTTGAGTTAACTATTTACGGGGAGGCTGTCGATAATGCTGCACCATACACGCTTACAAATGGAGATTTATCTGCCAGAACTCTAACAACAACTAGAGAAGTTTGGACTATAACAGAAACTTGGGCAACAGACGACAAATTACCAGCACAACAAACAGTCGATTTGTCAAGTATAGTTCAGGAGATTGTAAACAGACCAGGATGGGTTTCTGGAAATAGTATCAATTTTATTATGAAAGCTACAGGAGTTAGCGTAGCGCCTACGTCTACGTCGCAAGGTCGTGAAGCGGAAGGCTTTTCAGATACAACACCAGAAGATACACCAGAACTAACAGTTATTTTTAACTAA